One genomic region from Streptomyces sp. NBC_00457 encodes:
- the rimM gene encoding ribosome maturation factor RimM (Essential for efficient processing of 16S rRNA), whose product MQLVVARIGRAHGIKGEVTVEVRTDEPELRLGPGAVLATDPASVGPLTIETGRVHSGRLLLRFEGVKDRSAAEALRNTLLIAEVDPEVLPEEEDEYYDHQLMDLDVVTKDGTEVGRITEISHLPSQDLFIVERPDGSEVLIPFVAEIVTEIDLEEQRAVIDPPPGLIDDQAEIVSSKDPEA is encoded by the coding sequence GTGCAGCTCGTAGTCGCCCGGATCGGCCGCGCCCACGGCATCAAGGGCGAGGTCACCGTCGAGGTACGTACCGACGAGCCGGAACTCAGGCTCGGCCCCGGGGCCGTACTGGCCACCGACCCCGCCTCCGTGGGCCCGCTCACCATCGAGACCGGCCGGGTGCACAGCGGCCGTCTCCTGCTGCGCTTCGAGGGAGTGAAGGACCGTAGCGCCGCTGAGGCCCTGCGCAACACCCTCCTGATCGCTGAAGTGGACCCGGAGGTGCTCCCTGAGGAAGAGGACGAGTACTACGACCACCAGTTGATGGACCTGGACGTCGTCACCAAGGACGGCACGGAGGTCGGCCGGATCACGGAGATCTCACATCTGCCGTCCCAGGACCTCTTCATCGTGGAGCGCCCGGACGGCAGCGAGGTGCTGATCCCCTTCGTGGCGGAGATCGTCACCGAGATCGACCTGGAGGAGCAGCGCGCCGTCATCGACCCGCCTCCGGGTCTGATCGACGACCAGGCAGAGATCGTGTCGTCGAAGGACCCCGAGGCATGA
- the proS gene encoding proline--tRNA ligase, which translates to MAKAPVLTPRADDFPRWYQDLITKAELADNGPVRGTMVIRPYGYGLWERMQAEMDARIKETGTQNAYFPLLIPQSYFAKEAEHVEGFAPELAVVTHGGGKELEEPAVVRPTSEMIINDYFSKWVQSYRDLPLLINQWANVVRWELRPRLFLRTTEFLWQEGHTAHATYEDARAFAAHIHREVYEDFMVNVLAMDSVPGRKTVKERFAGALNTLTLEAMMGDGKALQLATSHELGQNFAKAFNTRYLSKDGRQELVWQTSWGSTTRMIGALVMTHGDDNGLRVPPRLASVQAVVLAIKGDDAVLAKVREIGDQLKAAGIRVHVDDRTDTPFGRRAVDWELKGVPVRIEVGPRDLENGTAMLARRIPGGKEPVAIDSLVRLLPTILEEDQALLLTQSRERRESRTSDVSSIEEAVDAATAGGWARVPWAALGEEGEAKLGEHAVTVRCLVAEDGSVPDADDAPGNVAIVARAY; encoded by the coding sequence ATGGCAAAGGCACCCGTACTCACCCCGCGGGCGGACGACTTCCCGCGCTGGTACCAGGATCTGATCACCAAGGCCGAACTGGCCGACAACGGTCCGGTGCGCGGCACCATGGTGATCCGACCGTACGGGTACGGGCTGTGGGAGCGGATGCAGGCCGAGATGGACGCCCGCATCAAGGAGACGGGCACCCAGAACGCGTACTTCCCGCTGCTGATCCCGCAGTCGTACTTCGCCAAGGAGGCCGAGCACGTCGAGGGCTTCGCGCCCGAACTCGCCGTCGTCACGCACGGCGGCGGCAAGGAGCTCGAAGAGCCGGCCGTGGTCCGTCCCACCTCCGAGATGATCATCAACGACTACTTCTCGAAGTGGGTGCAGAGCTACCGCGATCTGCCGCTGCTGATCAACCAGTGGGCGAACGTGGTCCGTTGGGAACTGCGGCCCCGCCTCTTCCTCCGCACGACCGAATTCCTGTGGCAGGAAGGCCACACCGCACACGCCACGTACGAGGACGCCCGCGCCTTCGCCGCGCACATCCACCGCGAGGTCTACGAGGACTTCATGGTGAACGTCCTCGCCATGGACTCCGTCCCCGGCCGCAAGACCGTCAAGGAGCGCTTCGCGGGCGCCCTCAACACCCTCACCCTCGAGGCGATGATGGGCGACGGCAAGGCCCTCCAGCTGGCCACCAGCCATGAGCTGGGCCAGAACTTCGCCAAGGCCTTCAACACCCGGTACCTGTCCAAGGACGGCAGACAGGAACTGGTCTGGCAGACGTCCTGGGGGTCCACCACCCGCATGATCGGCGCCCTGGTAATGACTCACGGAGATGACAACGGCCTGCGGGTCCCGCCGCGCCTCGCCTCGGTGCAGGCCGTCGTCCTCGCGATCAAGGGCGATGACGCGGTTCTGGCCAAGGTCCGCGAGATCGGCGACCAGCTGAAGGCCGCGGGCATCCGCGTCCACGTCGACGACCGCACGGACACCCCCTTCGGGCGCCGGGCCGTCGACTGGGAGCTGAAGGGCGTGCCGGTCCGCATCGAGGTCGGCCCCCGTGACCTGGAGAACGGCACCGCGATGCTGGCCCGCCGGATCCCCGGAGGCAAGGAGCCGGTGGCGATCGACTCGCTCGTACGACTGCTCCCCACGATCCTCGAAGAGGATCAGGCGCTGCTGCTGACCCAGTCCCGCGAGCGCCGTGAGTCCCGTACGTCCGACGTGTCGAGCATCGAGGAGGCCGTCGACGCGGCGACCGCCGGCGGCTGGGCCCGCGTCCCGTGGGCGGCCCTCGGCGAAGAAGGCGAGGCCAAGCTGGGTGAGCACGCGGTGACCGTACGGTGTCTGGTCGCCGAGGACGGGTCGGTGCCGGACGCCGATGACGCACCCGGTAACGTCGCGATCGTCGCGCGAGCTTACTGA
- the lepB gene encoding signal peptidase I, with product MGDVAVGARSGQDGEDRGRPVEAAVPAADSAVTSGNDSGAADDGTTADQQNPTGGRGPGDSTPQAKKPPRSFWKELPILIGIALILALLIKTFLVQAFSIPSDSMQNTLQQGDRVLVDKLTPWFGSEPERGEVVVFHDPDNWLAGEPTTDPNALQTFLSWIGLMPSAEEKDLIKRVVGVGGDTIECKGTGPLKVNGKALNESSYVYPGNTPCSVDDQGGQFKVKVPEGFIWVMGDHRQNSRDSRYNTSDANKGMVPVDKVVGRAIVKAWPINRWGTLPVPDTFDQPGLSAQAAVAVTSPGALALVGAVPLVLVRRRRKAAEYRKVSE from the coding sequence GTGGGGGATGTGGCGGTTGGCGCACGGTCCGGACAAGACGGCGAGGACCGCGGGCGCCCCGTGGAAGCAGCTGTCCCGGCCGCGGACAGCGCCGTGACCTCCGGGAATGACTCCGGGGCGGCCGACGACGGCACAACGGCGGACCAGCAGAACCCGACCGGGGGCCGGGGGCCCGGCGACTCGACCCCCCAGGCGAAGAAGCCGCCGCGCTCCTTCTGGAAGGAGCTGCCCATCCTGATCGGTATCGCGCTGATTCTCGCGCTGCTGATCAAGACCTTCCTGGTGCAGGCGTTCTCGATCCCGTCCGACTCGATGCAGAACACCCTCCAGCAGGGTGACCGCGTCCTGGTCGACAAGCTCACACCCTGGTTCGGCTCCGAGCCCGAGCGCGGCGAGGTCGTCGTCTTCCACGACCCGGACAACTGGCTGGCGGGCGAGCCCACGACCGACCCGAACGCGCTGCAGACCTTCCTCAGCTGGATCGGCCTGATGCCGTCCGCGGAGGAGAAGGACCTCATCAAGCGCGTGGTCGGCGTCGGCGGCGACACCATCGAGTGCAAGGGCACGGGCCCGCTGAAGGTCAACGGCAAGGCGCTGAACGAGTCGTCGTACGTCTACCCGGGCAACACCCCGTGCAGCGTCGACGACCAGGGCGGCCAGTTCAAGGTGAAGGTCCCCGAGGGCTTTATCTGGGTCATGGGCGACCACCGGCAGAACTCCCGCGACTCCCGCTACAACACGTCGGACGCGAACAAGGGCATGGTCCCGGTGGACAAGGTCGTCGGCCGTGCCATCGTCAAGGCCTGGCCGATCAACCGCTGGGGCACGCTCCCGGTCCCGGACACCTTCGACCAGCCCGGCCTCAGCGCCCAGGCGGCGGTCGCGGTCACTTCGCCGGGTGCCCTGGCGCTCGTAGGGGCTGTGCCGCTGGTGCTGGTGCGGCGGCGTCGGAAGGCTGCCGAGTACCGGAAGGTCTCCGAGTAG
- the lepB gene encoding signal peptidase I has translation MGGESTTRTAPRSGGVDRSPAGGRIGQRLSGAAVALGLVLFLGGFAWGAVVYRPYTVPTSSMSPTIDMGSRVLAERVDGADVRRGDVVVFRDKTWVTNAPVVKRVVAVGGDTVGCCTDGKLTVNGKQIDEPYLPGGSAAEITDFPNVTVPEGRLFLLGDERQGSLDSTAHLTDAASGTVARSAVSARVDAVAWPMDGMLQSPSGFETLGALSSPGPLRTIVALVIVGGVLVLGGGAYGPIAKRFGSRDRTNPGSAGAR, from the coding sequence ATGGGTGGCGAGAGCACGACGCGTACGGCCCCGCGCAGCGGTGGGGTGGACAGGAGCCCGGCGGGCGGCCGGATCGGACAGCGGTTGTCCGGAGCGGCCGTGGCGCTGGGCCTTGTGCTGTTCCTCGGCGGATTCGCGTGGGGCGCGGTCGTCTATCGGCCGTACACCGTGCCCACCAGCTCGATGTCGCCGACGATCGACATGGGCAGCCGGGTGCTCGCGGAGCGGGTCGACGGCGCCGACGTGCGCCGGGGTGACGTCGTCGTCTTCCGGGACAAGACCTGGGTGACCAACGCGCCCGTGGTCAAGCGGGTCGTCGCCGTCGGTGGGGACACCGTCGGCTGCTGCACCGACGGCAAGCTGACCGTCAACGGCAAGCAGATCGACGAACCGTATCTGCCGGGGGGCAGCGCGGCCGAGATCACGGACTTCCCGAACGTGACGGTCCCCGAGGGGCGGCTGTTCCTGCTCGGCGACGAACGCCAGGGCTCCCTGGACTCCACCGCCCACCTGACCGACGCCGCCAGCGGCACGGTGGCGCGCAGCGCCGTCAGCGCCCGGGTCGACGCGGTCGCCTGGCCCATGGACGGAATGCTGCAGAGCCCCAGCGGCTTCGAGACGCTCGGCGCCCTGTCCTCGCCCGGACCGCTGCGTACGATCGTCGCGCTGGTGATCGTCGGCGGGGTCCTCGTCCTCGGCGGTGGGGCGTACGGCCCGATCGCCAAGCGGTTCGGCTCCCGCGACCGGACGAACCCGGGGTCCGCCGGTGCCCGCTGA
- the lepB gene encoding signal peptidase I yields MGNRGRPRGISAHAADNLLPTGVRRASSPGGGRTRAERRKLQRKVKRRRRRSAAKEIPLLVGVAVLIALVLKTFLVQAFVIPSGSMEQTIQIGDRVLVDKFTPWFGSKPARGDVVVFKDPGGWLQDEVSTTKKEDPIIVKQVKEGLTFIGLLPSDNEKDLIKRVVGVGGDRVKCCDTQGRVTVNGVPLEEGDYLYPGNAPSQTRFDITVPQGRLWVMGDHRSNSADSRSHQDQEYGGTVSEEEVVGRAMVIAWPFNHWNSLNEPKTYASVTDSTSGSTAAPQLSHRVAPDDPNGTIQLPTPAELPLVMGVVGLRRAWGRRRHRVRSWRGGCGGWRTVRTRRRGPRAPRGSSCPGRGQRRDLRE; encoded by the coding sequence ATGGGTAACCGCGGTAGGCCGCGTGGGATTTCCGCACACGCAGCCGACAATCTGCTGCCCACCGGCGTCCGGCGGGCATCGTCCCCGGGCGGCGGCCGTACCCGGGCCGAGCGGCGCAAGCTTCAGCGGAAGGTCAAGCGGCGCCGCAGGCGGTCCGCCGCCAAGGAGATACCGCTCCTCGTCGGTGTGGCCGTCCTGATAGCCCTCGTCCTGAAGACGTTTCTCGTCCAGGCCTTCGTGATCCCGTCCGGCTCGATGGAGCAGACGATCCAGATCGGCGACCGCGTCCTGGTCGACAAGTTCACCCCGTGGTTCGGCTCCAAGCCGGCGCGCGGGGACGTCGTCGTCTTCAAGGACCCCGGTGGCTGGCTCCAGGACGAGGTGAGCACCACCAAGAAGGAAGACCCCATCATCGTCAAGCAGGTCAAGGAAGGGCTCACCTTCATCGGCCTGCTGCCGTCCGACAACGAGAAGGACCTCATCAAGCGGGTCGTCGGAGTCGGCGGCGACCGCGTCAAGTGCTGTGACACGCAAGGACGGGTGACCGTCAACGGCGTTCCGCTGGAGGAGGGTGACTATCTCTATCCCGGCAACGCCCCGTCCCAGACCCGGTTCGACATCACCGTCCCGCAGGGACGCCTGTGGGTGATGGGCGACCACCGCAGCAACTCCGCGGACTCCCGCTCGCACCAGGACCAGGAATACGGCGGCACGGTCTCCGAGGAGGAAGTGGTGGGCCGGGCCATGGTCATCGCCTGGCCCTTCAACCACTGGAACTCCCTGAACGAACCAAAAACGTACGCTTCCGTGACCGACTCGACGTCCGGGTCGACCGCGGCTCCCCAGCTGTCGCATAGGGTTGCACCCGACGATCCGAACGGAACGATCCAGCTCCCGACCCCTGCGGAACTCCCGCTCGTTATGGGAGTAGTGGGCCTGCGCCGCGCATGGGGCAGGCGGCGGCACAGAGTAAGGAGTTGGCGTGGGGGATGTGGCGGTTGGCGCACGGTCCGGACAAGACGGCGAGGACCGCGGGCGCCCCGTGGAAGCAGCTGTCCCGGCCGCGGACAGCGCCGTGACCTCCGGGAATGA
- a CDS encoding SAM-dependent methyltransferase gives MTPTLVRQHLSPAGHGPRVDLCARARDWSEIQERMLVPLFEAVYERLEVGVGTRLLGLGCGTGLALLMAASRGAAVTGVEPSSPQRLALARERLRPEAWGTRARADTRLVDGSPRDAADAATPAYSLVTAFEPIGCLAGDSEGLGELLEAAAPLAERGAPVVLAGWGPPERCTTSSVLRVAAKLADPLRSAGSWRPALRDDLEEVAQRAGLKPDGSGRVACPFGYADMDSALRGLLSTGLFDAAITATDQAQVDKELTEALHPYLRRDGTVWMPNVFRYLIARTP, from the coding sequence ATGACACCTACGCTCGTGCGGCAGCACCTGTCTCCTGCGGGCCACGGGCCACGCGTGGACCTGTGTGCACGCGCGCGTGACTGGTCCGAGATCCAGGAGCGGATGCTGGTTCCGCTCTTCGAGGCCGTCTACGAGCGACTGGAAGTCGGCGTCGGCACACGGCTCCTCGGCCTCGGCTGCGGAACCGGGCTGGCCCTGTTGATGGCAGCCTCCAGAGGCGCCGCCGTCACCGGTGTCGAACCCTCCTCCCCGCAGCGGCTCGCCCTCGCGCGGGAGCGGCTGCGGCCCGAGGCGTGGGGCACGCGCGCGCGTGCGGACACCCGGCTCGTCGACGGCTCACCGCGGGACGCGGCCGACGCTGCGACACCCGCGTACAGCCTGGTGACCGCTTTCGAGCCCATCGGGTGTCTCGCGGGCGACTCGGAGGGACTCGGCGAGCTGCTCGAGGCAGCGGCACCGCTCGCCGAGCGGGGGGCGCCCGTGGTGCTGGCCGGCTGGGGTCCGCCGGAACGTTGCACCACGTCGTCCGTGCTGCGGGTGGCCGCCAAGCTGGCGGATCCGCTGCGCAGCGCGGGCAGTTGGCGCCCCGCCCTCCGCGACGACCTGGAGGAGGTCGCCCAGCGGGCCGGCCTCAAGCCCGACGGTTCGGGCCGGGTGGCCTGCCCCTTCGGTTACGCCGACATGGACAGCGCGCTGCGCGGACTGCTGTCCACGGGGCTCTTCGACGCGGCGATCACCGCGACGGACCAGGCCCAGGTCGACAAGGAGCTGACGGAAGCCCTGCATCCGTATCTGCGGCGGGACGGGACGGTGTGGATGCCGAACGTGTTCCGCTATCTGATCGCCCGCACGCCCTAG
- a CDS encoding NUDIX hydrolase, with the protein MPAEATDAGVESYEGGLRKVARVVLLDPEDRILLLHGHEPDDRADDWWFTPGGGLEGDETREQAALRELAEETGITEVELGPVLWRRTCSFPFAGRRWDQDEWYYLACTTQTATRAAGLTELERRSVSGARWWTCEELTRAHETVYPTRLAELLRRLLDEGPPARPEILDTEIV; encoded by the coding sequence GTGCCCGCTGAGGCGACGGACGCGGGCGTGGAATCGTACGAAGGCGGGCTGCGCAAGGTGGCCCGGGTCGTCCTCCTCGACCCGGAGGACCGCATTCTGCTGCTGCACGGCCATGAGCCGGACGATCGGGCGGACGACTGGTGGTTCACGCCCGGGGGCGGCCTGGAGGGCGATGAGACCCGTGAGCAGGCCGCTCTGAGGGAACTCGCGGAGGAGACCGGGATCACCGAGGTCGAGCTCGGTCCGGTGCTCTGGCGGCGGACGTGCTCGTTCCCGTTCGCGGGCCGGCGCTGGGACCAGGACGAGTGGTACTACCTGGCCTGTACGACCCAGACGGCCACGCGGGCCGCGGGCCTCACCGAGCTGGAGCGGCGCAGTGTCTCCGGAGCACGTTGGTGGACCTGTGAGGAACTGACCCGGGCGCATGAGACGGTGTATCCGACCAGACTCGCCGAGCTGCTGCGCAGGCTGCTCGACGAAGGTCCCCCGGCCAGGCCCGAGATCCTTGACACAGAAATCGTCTAG
- the rpsP gene encoding 30S ribosomal protein S16 — protein MAVKIKLKRLGKIRSPHYRIVVADSRTRRDGRAIEEIGLYHPVQNPSRIEVDADRVAYWLSVGAQPTEPVLAILKKTGDWQKYKGEPAPAPLLQPAEKAARPSFEALGGDDEGKGEAITQKKKAEKKDEAAAESASTEA, from the coding sequence GTGGCAGTCAAGATCAAGCTGAAGCGTCTGGGCAAGATCCGTTCGCCTCACTACCGCATTGTCGTCGCCGACTCCCGCACTCGCCGTGACGGCCGTGCGATCGAGGAGATCGGTCTGTACCACCCGGTGCAGAACCCCTCGCGCATCGAGGTCGACGCCGACCGCGTGGCGTACTGGCTCTCCGTCGGCGCTCAGCCGACCGAGCCCGTCCTCGCCATCCTGAAGAAGACCGGCGACTGGCAGAAGTACAAGGGCGAGCCCGCCCCGGCGCCGCTGCTGCAGCCGGCCGAGAAGGCGGCCCGTCCGTCCTTCGAGGCTCTCGGTGGCGACGACGAGGGCAAGGGTGAGGCGATCACCCAGAAGAAGAAGGCTGAGAAGAAGGACGAGGCCGCCGCCGAGTCCGCGTCGACCGAGGCCTGA
- the trmD gene encoding tRNA (guanosine(37)-N1)-methyltransferase TrmD — translation MRLDVVTIFPEYLEPLNVSLVGKARARGQLNVHVHDLRTWTYDRHNTVDDTPYGGGPGMVMKTEPWGDALDSALADGYETGSHAPALLVPTPSGRPFTQELAVELSERPWLLFAPARYEGIDRRVIDEYATRMRVYEVSIGDYVLAGGEAAVLVITEAVARLLPGVLGNADSHRDDSFAPGAMASLLEGPVYTKPPQWRGREIPEVLLSGHHGKIARWRRDEALKRTTAHRPDLIERCDPKVFDKKDREMLSILGWMPDPEGEPYGRFWRRPEGMEE, via the coding sequence ATGAGACTCGACGTCGTCACGATCTTCCCCGAGTACCTGGAGCCCCTGAACGTCTCCCTCGTCGGCAAGGCACGCGCGCGTGGACAGCTGAATGTGCACGTGCATGACCTGCGGACCTGGACGTACGACCGCCACAACACGGTCGACGACACTCCGTACGGCGGCGGCCCCGGCATGGTGATGAAGACCGAGCCCTGGGGCGACGCCCTGGACTCCGCCCTCGCCGACGGCTACGAGACCGGCTCCCACGCCCCCGCGCTCCTCGTCCCCACGCCCAGCGGCCGCCCCTTCACCCAGGAACTCGCCGTCGAGCTCTCCGAGCGCCCCTGGCTGCTCTTCGCGCCCGCCCGCTACGAGGGCATCGACCGCCGCGTCATCGACGAGTACGCGACGCGGATGCGCGTCTACGAGGTGTCCATCGGCGACTACGTCCTCGCCGGCGGCGAGGCGGCCGTACTCGTCATCACGGAAGCCGTCGCCCGCCTGCTGCCCGGCGTCCTGGGCAACGCCGACTCCCACCGGGACGACTCCTTCGCGCCCGGCGCCATGGCGAGCCTCCTGGAGGGGCCCGTCTACACCAAGCCGCCCCAGTGGCGCGGCCGGGAGATCCCGGAGGTGCTGCTCAGCGGCCACCACGGGAAGATCGCCCGCTGGCGCCGGGACGAGGCGCTGAAGCGTACGACGGCCCATCGGCCCGACCTGATCGAGCGCTGCGACCCCAAGGTCTTCGACAAGAAGGACCGCGAGATGCTCTCCATCCTGGGCTGGATGCCCGACCCGGAGGGCGAGCCGTACGGCCGATTTTGGCGCAGGCCAGAGGGCATGGAAGAATAG
- the lepB gene encoding signal peptidase I codes for MDTEAQPTERDRSSRPFASEEISDTEGQEGRSRSALVSRITDWLPGGRISLTLLVCLLFLLLLNAFVVRPFQIPSGSMEHGLRIGDRVLVNKLAYRFGAQPRRGDVIVFDGTGYFGDADYIKRVVGVGRDHVVCCDKEGRIVVNGRSVDESSFLYPGDSPSTVPFDVVVPEGTLFVLGDHRSESSDSRDHLGSPGGGMIPVDFVVGRADGIVWPASHATRLHRPDVYARVPAAEARESTGAGAHG; via the coding sequence ATGGACACCGAAGCACAGCCGACGGAGCGCGACCGCTCCTCCCGCCCTTTCGCATCCGAGGAGATCTCGGACACAGAGGGGCAGGAGGGACGGTCGCGTTCCGCGTTGGTCTCGCGGATCACCGACTGGCTCCCCGGCGGGCGGATCAGCCTGACCCTGCTTGTCTGCCTGCTGTTTCTCCTGCTGCTCAACGCGTTCGTGGTGCGGCCGTTCCAGATTCCCAGCGGATCCATGGAGCACGGATTGAGGATCGGGGACCGCGTTCTCGTAAATAAGTTGGCGTACCGTTTCGGTGCTCAGCCGCGGCGTGGCGATGTGATCGTGTTCGACGGAACCGGGTATTTCGGGGACGCGGACTACATCAAACGCGTTGTCGGTGTGGGGAGAGACCACGTGGTCTGCTGTGACAAGGAGGGGAGGATCGTGGTGAACGGCCGGTCGGTCGACGAGTCGTCGTTCCTGTACCCCGGTGACAGCCCGTCCACGGTGCCCTTCGACGTCGTCGTGCCGGAGGGCACCCTGTTCGTCCTCGGCGACCACCGCAGCGAGTCCAGCGACTCCCGCGACCACCTCGGCTCACCGGGCGGCGGCATGATCCCCGTGGACTTCGTCGTGGGCCGGGCCGACGGGATCGTATGGCCCGCGAGCCACGCCACCCGCCTCCACCGCCCCGACGTGTACGCGCGCGTGCCGGCCGCGGAGGCGAGGGAGTCCACAGGGGCGGGTGCCCATGGGTAA
- a CDS encoding RNA-binding protein, translated as MLEEALEHLVKGIVDNPDDVQVASRTLRRGRVLEVRVHPDDLGKVIGRNGRTARALRTVVGAIGGRGVRVDLVDVDHVR; from the coding sequence ATGCTCGAGGAGGCTCTCGAGCACCTCGTGAAGGGCATCGTCGACAACCCTGACGATGTGCAGGTCGCCTCGCGCACCCTGCGCCGCGGACGCGTGCTCGAGGTCCGGGTCCACCCGGACGACCTCGGCAAGGTCATCGGCCGCAACGGCCGTACCGCACGCGCTCTGCGTACCGTCGTGGGCGCCATCGGCGGCCGCGGTGTCCGCGTCGACCTCGTCGACGTGGACCACGTCCGCTGA
- the rplS gene encoding 50S ribosomal protein L19 — MSHLLDTVDAASLRTDVPAFRPGDTVNVHVRVIEGNRSRVQQFKGVVIRRQGSGVRETFTVRKVSFSVGVERTFPVHTPIVEKIELVTKGDVRRAKLYYLRDLRGKAAKIKEKREN; from the coding sequence ATGTCTCACCTGCTCGACACCGTCGACGCCGCGTCGCTGCGCACCGACGTCCCGGCCTTCCGCCCGGGCGACACGGTCAACGTCCACGTCCGCGTCATCGAGGGCAACCGCTCCCGTGTGCAGCAGTTCAAGGGCGTCGTCATCCGTCGCCAGGGTTCCGGCGTGCGCGAGACCTTCACGGTCCGCAAGGTCTCCTTCTCCGTCGGCGTCGAGCGCACCTTCCCGGTGCACACCCCGATCGTCGAGAAGATCGAGCTCGTCACCAAGGGTGACGTGCGCCGCGCCAAGCTGTACTACCTGCGCGACCTGCGCGGCAAGGCCGCGAAGATCAAGGAGAAGCGCGAGAACTGA